Genomic window (Sediminispirochaeta smaragdinae DSM 11293):
CGACGGCGGCGACTATCACCTCGGGGTCATCCACCCGACCAGGGGCTTGTACCTTACCCGAAGAACGCTAAGCTTCTCCGACACCGGTACCGTAAAGTTCGGAGATTTTACGATTCTCCAGCGTCCAGCCCTGCATCTTATCCGGCTTCCCTTTTCCACCCTATCGGGAGGAACCGTCGCCTTTGTCCTTGTGATGGTTCTTTTAGGAGCAAGTTTTCTCTTCGTGTCCTGGCGTATCCTTCGCCTGGTTCAGGAGGGTAACCTGCTCCGGAACGAAGCCGTCGCCTTGCTGGAGCAGCGCCGCCTGCCGCATGAAGAACGAAAAGAGAGGATTATCACCATGGCTAAAGAACGAAAGGGGCTAAGAAGAAAATTTGCCCTGCTTGTTACATCTCTGGTCTTGATTGTTGTTCTGCTTGTCGCCCTGCCGATGGGCCGTTTTATGATTAATACACAGCAGAGGAGTCTTGCAGACGGCCTTTTGCAAAGTACCAGGGTTTTGGTGGAGAGCCTTGCATCGGGTGCGGGAAAATATCTTCCCGAAGAGAATACCATAGAGCTTGGTCGACTTCCGGCACAGAGTCGGGCGGCCGAGGATGCACTTTATGCTACCATTACAGGGGTACGCAGTACGCAGGTTCCCGATACCGATAATGATTATTTTGATTACCTCTGGGCGACGAACGACCCCTCTATCGCCGAAAAATTGACCGGCGAAGATGCCGGAGGAGGGCAGAACTCCTTTCGGCGCGGGGCTGCCCGGATCAAAGATGATGTTTCTCCCTTTATCGACGAACTTAGGGAGCGTATCGATGACAGGGCGGAGGCCGAGGTCGGGGCCCTTAGCCAGGAATTGGCAGAGTTGCAGGAAAAAGCCAGAGATGCAGCCACCAGATTGGTCACGCGGCGAGATGAGGATACGGCCCAGCTGCTCCAGGAGCTGCAGGATTCCATAGCTTCGGTCAGTGAGGAGATAGAGGCAACGTTGCAAGGTATCGGGAGCGAGGTCTCTTCCGTGCCCGCTTTCGATCCCGAAACCATCCTTACCGGGCCCAGCGAATATAGCTTTTACCGGCCCATTGTCTATCAGGATTCGAATCGTCCGGGAGTATATTACCACGGCCTGGTCCGGCTCGGTATCACAACAGAACGTATTCGCGGTGAAATCATTGCCAGCCGCGACAGGTTGATTCGGCAGACTGCCGTTATTGCCCTCGGTGCCGTTCTTCTCGGAATTTTGGGTTCCCTGCTTCTTGCGGCCATCATCATCATCCCGATTCGAACCCTGGTCCGGGGCGTTGAGGTCATCAGCGAAACCGACGATAAGGAAAAGCTCAAGGACCACGTCATCGTTGTAAAAACCCGGGACGAGCTTTCCCAACTTGCGGAGACCATCAACGAGATGACCCGCGGACTGGTAAAGGCGGAGAGTGCGAAAAAGGACCTTACCATTGGAAAAGAGGTTCAGAAGATGTTTATTCCCCTGGAGCAGGACTCCAGGGGCAACAAAAAAACCACAGCCTCGGACAACTATCCTGGACTCAACTTTTTTGGCTACTATGAGGGGGCAAAGGGTGTTTCCGGCGATTACTTCGACTATATGCAGCTGCCCGGAAATCTTTACGCCGTCATCAAGTGTGATATCGCGGGAAAGGGCGTTCCCGCTTCTTTGATCATGGTCGAGGTTGCGACGATTTTCAGGAATTTTCTCAACGAGTGGAAACGGGAGCAGGAGAGAATTCTATCTGTCGCCTCCTCGAAGGGAATTGCCCCCCGCAAGCAGGAACCGGCCATCGATCAGCTGGTGGCCAGTATCAACAGTCTTGTGCAGGAACGGGGCTTTCAGGGACGGTTTGCGGCCTTGATCGTCGTGCTTATCGACGGGGCAACGGGAAAAACCGTTTTCTGCAATGCCGGAGATAATCAGGTTCACCTTTATCAGGGAAAAGAGGAGTCCATGGAGATGATGACCCTCCCTGCCGCGCCTGCGGCAGGGGTTTTTCCGAATGATCTGATCGATATGAAAGGCGGTTTTTCCAAGGTTCCCCATGTTCTAAGATCCGGAGACAAGCTTTTTCTCTTTACCGACGGTCTTGAAGAGGCTCAGAGAAAGTTTCGTAATGAACGATTCGAAGTTGTCACCTGCGAAGAACCAGGCCTGGAGCAGGGGCAGCTGCATGATACCCACCCGGTCGGCAACGACAACGAGGAGTTGGGGATCCCCCGGATCCATGAAATCATCAATACCTTCTACAGGAAGGGACGTTACCGACTGGAGAAGTATCACAACCCAATTCCCGGCGAGGTCCTCGAATTTGATTTTGCCTCCTGCGGTTCCGGCATAGAGGATGCCGTGCTCGCCCTGGTCGCGGTTGAAAAAATCTTCAGGCTCAACCCGGATCCAAAGGCAGGCGAGAGTGATGTTGTCAATGTCGATATCAGAATCGATGATTTCCTGCAATGTTGTTTCGTGCAGTTCGAACACTATTTCGGTGGGAAGGAAATCGGCCGAAACGATACCTATATCACCTACGGCTCTTTGAAAGAGGATGAGCAGTACGACGACCTGACCGTCCTCGGTATTGAAAAGGTGTGAAGCGATGGCAAAAAAGGCGAAGTTCTACTGTGAAAGTTGTGGAGCCGAGGTGGATGCGGGAACTATCCGCTGCCCTTCCTGCGGCAGTCGTTTCTATGGGGTCCAGTGTCCCCGCTGCGGCTATGCAGGGCCCTCCTCTCTTTTTGTAAAGGGTTGCCCGTCCTGCGGCTATCTTGCCCCGTCCCAAAGGGGTAGGGAACCTGCGCTTGAGCAGGTTGCGCAGGACTCATCTCCCCGTTCGCTTCCTACCTGGTTTTATCTTCTGATTATCATCATACTTTTGGGTGCCTTGGGCTTATTGACCTTTCTCTATTACAGACTGTGATTCGGGGCAAGGACAAATGGAATGGTTTCCCGTACCACTCTGACCAGCCCCTCCTCATCGGTCTCAAAGAGCGGTATTCTTATATCGATCAGATTCCTGGCGCGGCAGAGGACTTTGGCGAAATCGGGATCGGTTTCTGCATTTGGAGAGAATGTTTCGGCATCGGCATGGAAGACTGCGATAATCACCTTAGGCCGATATTCCTTCCCCGTCCCATCCCTGCAAGCGGCGAGAGCCGTCAACTCTTCCACATGCCGCCTTCCCCGCTGCGTCGGCGCATCGGGAAAGCTTGCCTGTTTGAAGGGTTTTAAGAGGGTGCAGGCCTTGACCTCGATAGGATAGAGGGCCTGGTCCGTTTCCACGAGAAAGTCAAAACGGCTGCCCGGCTGCTGAGGAAGGGTTTTTTCCGCTTCAATGGAAAGGGCGTTGGGAAAGAGTCGAGGAAGGCAGAGGCTCCGTACCGCCAGGTTTGCCCTGGCGCTGATTAAGGGAATGATTTTTCCCTGGAACCGGACGGCGGCCAGACTCCAGTTGGTCTTTCTTTTTGTCCCCCCCTTTGCCCTTTCGAGGATGAGTTCGGCACCGGGATAAAGAAGCTCCTTGAGCCTGCCGGGGTTTGCGCAGTGAACCGCTACCTTGTTGCCCGCACCCTTCTTCCGCAGCTCCGCCTCAACCGTAAAGCGATTGGGGCGGGCTAAAAAGCGTGCATCGGCATCTGCCGAAAAGAGACGAACGCTATCTGAAGAGGGAATCGATTTCATGTCGGTACAACTTGTAGACCACGCTTCTCCTGATCTTCAGGGTATGGGTCAGCTCCTTTCCTACCTCGAAGGGTTTCGGCAGGAGGGTGAATCGGTAGATGCGTTCGAAGTGTTTAAAACCGTTTTTGGGGTTCACCTGTTCCTGTATTCGATCGTGGACATACTCCTGAATTTCGGGGTTCATCAGTAATTCTTCCGCCTGAATATAGCTGATTCCCTTTTCCTGGGCATATTGTTGTAGCTTTTCCATCTCCGGAACAATAAGCGCGGCGAGAAATTTCTTATCCTGGCCGACAACCATGGCTTGTGCGATTGCGTCGCTGGCACAGAGGTGCTCCTCGATCGGAACCGGTTCGATGTTTTCACCACCAAGCAGGACGATGGTCTCTTTTGCCCGTCCAAGAATCTTGAACTCACCCTGACGGGTAAAGAGCGTAATGTCGCCAGTGTTGAGCCAACCGTCGTGAAGCACCGCTTCGGTGGCCTCCTCCCGCTTGTAGTAGCCGTCCATCACCTGGGGGCTTTTCACATAGAGGACCCCCTTTCTGCCCGGAGGAAGCACCACACCTTCCCTGTCCACCACACGATGTTCGATATCGGCTAAAAGTGGCCCTACTGTTCCATGTACCGGATGCTTCTGTTTGCGTACCGCAAGTACAGGCCCTGTCTCCGTCAGTCCGTAGCCCTCAAGTAACAGGATCCCAGCGGCCTGAAAGAAGCGATCCACGTAGGGGGGAAGGGCGCCTCCCCCTGAAATACCGGCAATAAACTTTCCTCCCAAACGAGCCTTCAGCTTTCCAAATACCAGGAGACTGCCAAGAAGCTGAAAGGGCGTGAGGAGAATCAGGGGAATAATCGCAAGAAGGATGTCGAGCCAGCGATGTCGGCCGACAAAGTCCGGTTTTCTGTCGGTTACCATGTTAAACATGGCGCTGTGCAGTTCTCCTACAGTAACAAAGAAGGAAAACAGAAGCTGTTTTACCTTTCCCTCTTTTGAGATGTTTTTAAAGATTGCAGCCCTTACTCCCTCCCAAATCCTCGGCACCGAGGCAAGCCACTGAGGTTTAACCTTCTGCATGTCCGGAAGCATCACCGCACCAATCGGTTTTGAATAGGCGATGGCGGCGCCGCGGGCAAGCATGATATACTCCACCGCCCGCTCAAAGCTATGCCAAACCGGAAGAACACTTAAAAGAATGTGACCGGGCACGATCTGAATGTGGTCGTACACACGATCGAGTTGAAAGATAAAACTGCGATGGGGGAGCATCACCCCTTTGGGCTCTCCTGTGGTACCCGATGTATAGATGATGGTTGCAAGATCGTTAAGCGAGCCCTTATCGATCTCTTTGTCGAAGAAATCCTGTTTCTGCGGAAGCAGTTCGCTTCCCCGTTTCATCATTTCATCGAAAGATGACAACTCGAGGGAGGACGGCAGCTTTTTCGAGGGACTCCGGCTGGCATCGAAGAGGATGATTCGCTTTAAGAGGGGAAGATCGTGGGCGTTTGCAATAATCTTATCCGCCTGGGCTCCATTTTCCGCAAAAGCAATCTCACACTCGGCATGGCCAAGGATATAGGCAATCTCGTCGGCGGTGGAGTCCGAGCCTCTGGGCACATCAACCACACCGAGGCCGAGCATGGCGAGGTCTGCAAGAATCCACTCTTTTCGATTATCGCTGATGATACCGACATGCGCACCTCGCTCCACGCCGATATCGTTCAGGGCACAGGAGAAAGCTGAGCACGATTCCATCATCTCCCGGAAGCTTGTCGCTTCGAATTCTCCTTCCTTCCCCTTTGCCAGTAAGGCTGTCATATCGGGGTGTTTCTGTGCAATCTCTCTGATTCGTTTCGGTACGGTGTCAAGGGGGGCCATCTCTACCTCCTTTTGGCATATGGTGCCGTCGGAAGATTAGAAAAAAAGGGCATCTCCCAGCGGCTGAGCGGCCGGAGTTTCTCCGGTTTCCGCCTCATGGTCTGCCTTCGAGAAAAGTTCCTCGAGTTTCTCGAAGGTCAGTAGTTCCGGCAGCAGAATAGGCTTATCGGCCGCCGGCCGATAAAAAGCATACACCGGAACGCCGGCTCTGCCAAGGGTTTTTATCGCTTCGCCTATCACAGGATCGGCATTGGTGTAATCTCCGTAGACCATCTGGATGCCGTAACGTTGAAAAAGCTCTTTTCCCCGTTCGGTGGCAAAAATCCGACGGTCGTTTAGCTTGCAGACGCTGCACCACTGGGCGGAAAAGACAAGGAGAAAGGGCTGCTGGGAACGAATCATCGTTTCCACCCTTTCGGGCGAATAGACAATCCGTTCGACCCCTTCGTCACCCTTTTCAGCCATGGCTGTTTCACTCGCGCTTCCTTCCTGGGGCTTCCAGGAGGATGGATCGATGAAAATCATAGCGGCCGCAGAGGAAAGTATAACGAACAAAAGAAGCGAAAGCCAACGTTGCCGTTTCGATGAGGTCGGTTTTGCAAGTTTTCCGTAGAGCCAGGCTGCCGATGCAAGGGAAAGGAGAAAGGCAAGGGCCCCGATCATTGCCTGCGCCCCTGTCTGACGCCCGAAAATAGCAAAGAAGTAGAGGGCGGTGGCAATCAGTACCAGACCCATCGCTTCTTTGAAGAGCTCCATCCATGGTCCCGGTTTCGGTATCCGATGGATGATCCGGGGAATAAAGCCGAGCAAAACAAAAGGGAGGGCAAAGCCTATCCCAATGGTGAGAAAAAAGAAGATGATTAAAAGCGGCGGCTGACTAAAGGCAAAACCCAGAGCGCTCCCAAGAAATGGGGCGGTGCAGGGGGTTGCAAGGATTACGGCAACAAGCCCGTTTACAAAGGAACCGACAAGCCCCCTCGAGCCGGCGGCGGCCAGTTTCGACCCGAATATCGGCGGCTGAAAGAGGTAGAGATCGAACAAGCTGAGGGCAAATACCAGGAGAACGGCGCTGAGAGCCAGCACAAAAGCCGGATTCTGAAATTGAAAGCCCCAGCCGACCAGTTCTCCCGACTGTTTCAGGATGATGACCACCAGAGCGAGGAGCAAGAACGAGACCAGAACCCCGGCACCATAGAGCAGGGCCCCGGAACGCAACAGTTTTTTGTCATTCCTGCTCTGTTTTACAAGGTTAAGGGCCCTGATTGAGAGAATGGGAAAGACGCAGGGCATAATGTTGAGGAGAATCCCCCCAAGCAAGGCGAAGGCGAGCATGAGCCAGATACCCTTTTCCCCCTTAAGCCCCCCGATGCTGCTTGAAAAAGAGTTCTTGTCGGGTATGGGTATGGAAAAGGATGCTTCAACGGTGCCGGGCAGGAAACAGGTGCCTGCCTCGTCACAAAGCTGATAATGGAGCCTGAGTTTTCCCGTCTGTGCAGAAGTGGACCGGAGTTTTTCGGGGAGCAGTGGAGCGCTTAGGGATATCGTTCCGTAGTAGGCAGGTCCGGTTTCGGTATCGATCCCCTTCGGATAATCGATCCTACCGAGATTCGCCCCCGCTGGATCGACCAGTTCAAAAAAGAAGAAATCTTCGTTGAAGCTTTGATGATAGCCTTCGGGAATCTCCAGCGAGAGGGTGATGCGCTGCGAATCTCCCTGCCCAAAGACCCCCACATCGACGATGCGAGGCTTGGCGGCGGCAAGGGGAAGCAGCACGACAAACAGGAAGAACAATAGGGCCGGGACTCTTCTTAGTCGGTACACCGCCGCCTCCTTTCCCTATGGAATCAGCATTTCAAGAGCCCCGATGATCTCCGGTGAGGACCAATCGGTTGCACCTACCAGCCTGGCGATGATGTTTCCCTTTTCATCGATGATCCAGGTGGTGGGAATGCTCCCCGTTCCGTATATCGAATTGACCTGGTATTCATTATCGATGGGAACGGGGAAGGTGAATCCGTTGTCGGCAACATGTGCTGTAATCAGTTCGAGGGTTTCTCTCGGGGGAGTAGGGGCTGCAACGGCGTACATTTCAAAGTTTTTTCCGGCAAAACGCTCATAGATTTTTTGCATGGAGGGCATCTCCTGGCGACAGGGGGGACACCATGTTGCCCAAAGATTGAGCAGCAGCAGCTTTCCCTTTGCTGCCGAAAGGCTTGCCGTCTCACCGTCGAGGGTCGTCAGGGAAAAAGGTGGGGCGGCCAGGCTGCCCCTGGGGATATCAAAGCCGAGTTGATAAAGCGCGGCTTGACCCTTTGACATGGAAGCACTCTCGTCTCCGCTTTCCTGAGCGAACAATCCGGGGCTAAGAGCAAAAACCAACAAAAGAAGCATGGGGTACAGAGAACTTATATGCTTTTTCATATATGAAAATTACTATAAAGCGAAGGGATAGGCAAGAGGCTTCGGTTCTTTAGTAGGAGCCGAAAGAGATCATGATCAGGGCGACGCTGTTGTAGAGTGAATGGGCGATTGCGACCTCGTGGAGGCTCTTTTTTCGCGAGTAGCGGAAGCCGAGAACCATTGCGATCAGCAGGGTGGTAAGCGCTCCTCCCCATCCCTGATAGAGGTGGCCTGCGGCAAAGAGCAGCGAAGAGGTCGTAATCTCCCGCCAGCCCGGCCGTTGTTCCTCACCGCCGAGGAAGGTGCTCAGCTCTCTGAGCAGGTAGGCTCGAAAAAAGAGCTCTTCCCGGTAACCCGTTATAACCATTGCGACGATCGCCGGCAAAAGCAGCGTTCGTTTTTCCATACCCCAACTCTCCTGCAAACCGAAAGGAAAGAGGAGGGCAATCAAAAAAGAGATTGCCAGGAGGAGGGGAAGCAGGAGCAGGGCCCCCGGAATATCCCGCCGTTTGATCCTTGTAATACCGTATCGTTCGGCCCAGCCCGGCCCCTTTTTGGAAATCATAAAAAGGAGAAGCAGAATCTGAGGGAGTGCCACTGCCGCATAGCGAAAGAGAAAGCCGAGGTTGGCGAAGTCTATCTCTTGACCTGAATCGGTGCCGGAGAGGTAACCGGGAAAGAACAGAACAAAGAAAAGCAAAATCGGTTCGAGTAAAGATTTCGGATCGTTGCCGCTTTTTTCGTTTCTCTCTTCTGGGAAAATTGTCATCCGTTACTCCTTATGGTATGATGTATCATGAGAAGCTGTTTATAGTGAAGCCTGAGAAAAGGAATTTTGATGAATTGGACAATTTTAGCGATAGTATGTGGTCTTATTTTTCTTCTCATCGCCCTTATGCGAAGGGCGGGTGGAGGAAGTTTCCCCTGGATACATTTTTACGTGAAGGGGAAAGAGGCCGGTTTTAGTTTTCGTGAGGTGAATCTGCTCCGCAGAATCGCAGTTGAGGCCCGTCTCAAAAACCCCACAAGTCTTTTCTGGTCGATTGGTCAACTCGATCGATCCATTCGAGGTGTGGTTACGAAATTCCGTTCGCAGAATCTTATGGATGATTTCAATGCTTCTCAATTTCTTCTGAAACTCTTCAATTTTCGGCGTCAGGTAGAACTCAATCTTCCCAAATATACATTAGGTCTAAAATCCAGCAGGAAGATCATGCAGCGGCAGCGAATAAAGATATCGTTACCTGGTGCCGGTACCTTTGACTCCCAGGTGGTGGAAAATCTTCGCCGCTATCTTGCCGTCTCTTATCCCGAGGGACCAAAGCTCGCTCCCGGTTTTCTATGGAAGGGGCAGCTTATTCAGGTCTATTTTTGGCGGGTCGATGATGCCGGATATACCTTTGAAACACGGGTGATCGAAGATTATTCCGAAAAACAGTATCCGATTCTCCACATTTCCCATTCCGACAGCCTTATCAGGAGTCAGAAAAGGAATTCCGTTCGAGTCGAGGTCCGTAAGCCCGCATGGATTTACCCTCTCTCCTCTCTTGATCATGCCGATGAGGTTGCCGAGGCCAGAAAAGGGCTCCGGGCAAGGCTTGAGGATCTCTCCGAAGACGGGGCGGCCGTTCGTATAGGCGGGAAGGGAAAGGTCGGCATGAATGTCAAAATTCAGTTCTCCCTGGCAGATCGAACCATCGTCATGAACGGTACGGTCAGGGGGGTGAACTATAATGCAAAGACAAATCAGT
Coding sequences:
- a CDS encoding SpoIIE family protein phosphatase, whose amino-acid sequence is MYRRAPLLFCLAFVLFAAFQAEAQQFYWERPEILVDANASFVRSSSNGERSAFLWHEYGEPSDGYRDLYISLMSYRNTWERHERVLGPFRYVGEKVPVASMVIDKAGHIFIALATSGNTIAIYRSDDDGASFVKVAEPGIGSEERTVVAPRLFLSSTGSLVLFVTSPLISEGLQALTSEVSLGAAFSVSRDGREWSEFTSLAKGSNLAYVYLPSLAHYGGKDYVAFQASPQESRFYQLYLVSSSDGGASWSSPRLISDFEDRSISDDGDPNLYDNQRPYLYGNGKGLAVAWERRYSGSSPPQIFYAELSPEGAVVGVPERISQGSNVCRNPVITETAGERVLFWFDDSKGDNRIFFALRRGVSWDAEDVSVMNGVSAFPVPMFRSGELSLLWENSFANRSRIAFLAPDKSASPPQVRPLNFRQGRPAKQDSFIVSWNLPDDSSGISGFSYSVDRDPEGDPPQRLMLLRREERRFSASLKEDGPWFFHVAAQDYAGNWSKSVTIEALRDTTPPSPVLFIDPELDGDGFLPSNTGNIAWEPPSETDVAGYTYRLQYLTSADYTGDPEALPVRPPSDSIRLQVPSLSFRNIDNGLWAVTVAPVDQVGNVGEAVSFRMRLNKYIPVTYVTDISLREDDLGRYLISIVGRGFSVGGKIGTVLLDRDGKPPYDYSFDAESAVYRVVSDRRIEGPVIEDIDGGDYHLGVIHPTRGLYLTRRTLSFSDTGTVKFGDFTILQRPALHLIRLPFSTLSGGTVAFVLVMVLLGASFLFVSWRILRLVQEGNLLRNEAVALLEQRRLPHEERKERIITMAKERKGLRRKFALLVTSLVLIVVLLVALPMGRFMINTQQRSLADGLLQSTRVLVESLASGAGKYLPEENTIELGRLPAQSRAAEDALYATITGVRSTQVPDTDNDYFDYLWATNDPSIAEKLTGEDAGGGQNSFRRGAARIKDDVSPFIDELRERIDDRAEAEVGALSQELAELQEKARDAATRLVTRRDEDTAQLLQELQDSIASVSEEIEATLQGIGSEVSSVPAFDPETILTGPSEYSFYRPIVYQDSNRPGVYYHGLVRLGITTERIRGEIIASRDRLIRQTAVIALGAVLLGILGSLLLAAIIIIPIRTLVRGVEVISETDDKEKLKDHVIVVKTRDELSQLAETINEMTRGLVKAESAKKDLTIGKEVQKMFIPLEQDSRGNKKTTASDNYPGLNFFGYYEGAKGVSGDYFDYMQLPGNLYAVIKCDIAGKGVPASLIMVEVATIFRNFLNEWKREQERILSVASSKGIAPRKQEPAIDQLVASINSLVQERGFQGRFAALIVVLIDGATGKTVFCNAGDNQVHLYQGKEESMEMMTLPAAPAAGVFPNDLIDMKGGFSKVPHVLRSGDKLFLFTDGLEEAQRKFRNERFEVVTCEEPGLEQGQLHDTHPVGNDNEELGIPRIHEIINTFYRKGRYRLEKYHNPIPGEVLEFDFASCGSGIEDAVLALVAVEKIFRLNPDPKAGESDVVNVDIRIDDFLQCCFVQFEHYFGGKEIGRNDTYITYGSLKEDEQYDDLTVLGIEKV
- a CDS encoding double zinc ribbon domain-containing protein; this encodes MAKKAKFYCESCGAEVDAGTIRCPSCGSRFYGVQCPRCGYAGPSSLFVKGCPSCGYLAPSQRGREPALEQVAQDSSPRSLPTWFYLLIIIILLGALGLLTFLYYRL
- the sfsA gene encoding DNA/RNA nuclease SfsA, coding for MKSIPSSDSVRLFSADADARFLARPNRFTVEAELRKKGAGNKVAVHCANPGRLKELLYPGAELILERAKGGTKRKTNWSLAAVRFQGKIIPLISARANLAVRSLCLPRLFPNALSIEAEKTLPQQPGSRFDFLVETDQALYPIEVKACTLLKPFKQASFPDAPTQRGRRHVEELTALAACRDGTGKEYRPKVIIAVFHADAETFSPNAETDPDFAKVLCRARNLIDIRIPLFETDEEGLVRVVRETIPFVLAPNHSL
- a CDS encoding AMP-dependent synthetase/ligase gives rise to the protein MAPLDTVPKRIREIAQKHPDMTALLAKGKEGEFEATSFREMMESCSAFSCALNDIGVERGAHVGIISDNRKEWILADLAMLGLGVVDVPRGSDSTADEIAYILGHAECEIAFAENGAQADKIIANAHDLPLLKRIILFDASRSPSKKLPSSLELSSFDEMMKRGSELLPQKQDFFDKEIDKGSLNDLATIIYTSGTTGEPKGVMLPHRSFIFQLDRVYDHIQIVPGHILLSVLPVWHSFERAVEYIMLARGAAIAYSKPIGAVMLPDMQKVKPQWLASVPRIWEGVRAAIFKNISKEGKVKQLLFSFFVTVGELHSAMFNMVTDRKPDFVGRHRWLDILLAIIPLILLTPFQLLGSLLVFGKLKARLGGKFIAGISGGGALPPYVDRFFQAAGILLLEGYGLTETGPVLAVRKQKHPVHGTVGPLLADIEHRVVDREGVVLPPGRKGVLYVKSPQVMDGYYKREEATEAVLHDGWLNTGDITLFTRQGEFKILGRAKETIVLLGGENIEPVPIEEHLCASDAIAQAMVVGQDKKFLAALIVPEMEKLQQYAQEKGISYIQAEELLMNPEIQEYVHDRIQEQVNPKNGFKHFERIYRFTLLPKPFEVGKELTHTLKIRRSVVYKLYRHEIDSLFR
- a CDS encoding protein-disulfide reductase DsbD family protein; the protein is MYRLRRVPALLFFLFVVLLPLAAAKPRIVDVGVFGQGDSQRITLSLEIPEGYHQSFNEDFFFFELVDPAGANLGRIDYPKGIDTETGPAYYGTISLSAPLLPEKLRSTSAQTGKLRLHYQLCDEAGTCFLPGTVEASFSIPIPDKNSFSSSIGGLKGEKGIWLMLAFALLGGILLNIMPCVFPILSIRALNLVKQSRNDKKLLRSGALLYGAGVLVSFLLLALVVIILKQSGELVGWGFQFQNPAFVLALSAVLLVFALSLFDLYLFQPPIFGSKLAAAGSRGLVGSFVNGLVAVILATPCTAPFLGSALGFAFSQPPLLIIFFFLTIGIGFALPFVLLGFIPRIIHRIPKPGPWMELFKEAMGLVLIATALYFFAIFGRQTGAQAMIGALAFLLSLASAAWLYGKLAKPTSSKRQRWLSLLLFVILSSAAAMIFIDPSSWKPQEGSASETAMAEKGDEGVERIVYSPERVETMIRSQQPFLLVFSAQWCSVCKLNDRRIFATERGKELFQRYGIQMVYGDYTNADPVIGEAIKTLGRAGVPVYAFYRPAADKPILLPELLTFEKLEELFSKADHEAETGETPAAQPLGDALFF
- a CDS encoding TlpA disulfide reductase family protein is translated as MKKHISSLYPMLLLLVFALSPGLFAQESGDESASMSKGQAALYQLGFDIPRGSLAAPPFSLTTLDGETASLSAAKGKLLLLNLWATWCPPCRQEMPSMQKIYERFAGKNFEMYAVAAPTPPRETLELITAHVADNGFTFPVPIDNEYQVNSIYGTGSIPTTWIIDEKGNIIARLVGATDWSSPEIIGALEMLIP
- a CDS encoding CPBP family intramembrane glutamic endopeptidase, whose product is MTIFPEERNEKSGNDPKSLLEPILLFFVLFFPGYLSGTDSGQEIDFANLGFLFRYAAVALPQILLLLFMISKKGPGWAERYGITRIKRRDIPGALLLLPLLLAISFLIALLFPFGLQESWGMEKRTLLLPAIVAMVITGYREELFFRAYLLRELSTFLGGEEQRPGWREITTSSLLFAAGHLYQGWGGALTTLLIAMVLGFRYSRKKSLHEVAIAHSLYNSVALIMISFGSY
- a CDS encoding flagellar brake protein; the protein is MNWTILAIVCGLIFLLIALMRRAGGGSFPWIHFYVKGKEAGFSFREVNLLRRIAVEARLKNPTSLFWSIGQLDRSIRGVVTKFRSQNLMDDFNASQFLLKLFNFRRQVELNLPKYTLGLKSSRKIMQRQRIKISLPGAGTFDSQVVENLRRYLAVSYPEGPKLAPGFLWKGQLIQVYFWRVDDAGYTFETRVIEDYSEKQYPILHISHSDSLIRSQKRNSVRVEVRKPAWIYPLSSLDHADEVAEARKGLRARLEDLSEDGAAVRIGGKGKVGMNVKIQFSLADRTIVMNGTVRGVNYNAKTNQSLLHIQALPLSPPARNRVLVFVYNLFGERDMDSKQQTTARRATALS